Proteins encoded by one window of Lycium barbarum isolate Lr01 chromosome 11, ASM1917538v2, whole genome shotgun sequence:
- the LOC132620189 gene encoding uncharacterized protein LOC132620189, translating into MVLVELDKVFLYRILVAVVRHRGFIALATASSSVAASLLPGGRTTHSRFKLPIDIDGNFRCNISKQSSMASLIRDAKLIVWDEISMAKKKMVDALDLLLKDLMETNMLFGGKVFVFSGDFRQTLHVVRSGKREDFIRESLLCSEIWN; encoded by the coding sequence ATGGTCCTGGTGGAACTGGATAAAGTTTTTTTATACCGCATATTAGTAGCTGTTGTGAGACATAGAGGGTTTATTGCTTTGGCAACTGCAAGTTCTAGCGTTGCAGCATCACTTCTTCCTGGAGGTCGAACTACCCACTCCCGCTTTAAATTACCTATAGATATTGATGGAAATTTCAGGTGCAATATAAGTAAACAAAGTTCAATGGCATCTTTGATTCGTGATGCAAAACTAATAGTGTGGGATGAAATCTCAATGGCAAAAAAGAAAATGGTTGACGCTTTAGATTTGCTTCTAAAAGATTTAATGGAGACAAATATGCTCTTTGGTGGAAAAGTATTTGTATTCAGTGGTGATTTTAGACAAACTCTACATGTCGTCCGCAGTGGAAAAAGAGAAGATTTTATCCGTGAAAGCTTATTGTGCTCTGAAATTTGGAATTAA